GTTGAAGCAGTTATATTTGGATGCATCCCTGTTATCATTGCAGATGATATTGTCTTGCCATTTGCTGATGCAATCCCCTGGGAAGAGATTGGTGTTTTTGTAGCCGAGAAGGACGTTCCAAATTTGGATACTATTCTCACTTCTATTCCACCAGAGGAAATATTGAGGAAGCAGAGATTACTTGCTAACCCTTCAATGAAACAGGCTATGTTGTTTCCACAACCTGCTCAATCAGGTGATGCTTTCCATCAAATTTTGAATGGACTTGCTCGTAAACTGCCACATGACAGAACCGTTTTCTTGACTCCTGGGGAGAAGATCTTAAACTGGACTGCTGGTCCAGTTGGTGACCTAAAACCTTGGTAAACAGATGATTGCAATCACTAAATCTTGGCTTTTCAACCTTAATGCCGCGTCAAAGGTGTGGAAATAATGTGAAGTGTAAAGAATCTTTTGTTGATAACAACATCGACAGGATGCAACATGTTACGAAATCTTCAGGTGGAGGTTTTGCTGTAGTTCTAGAAGACTACTCATTCATTTTTGGAGCTGTATGGTTTGTTGTACAAACAGCTATGTTGGTTCCCTTATGTACACTAAAGTCATGTGTGGCACTAACATTGTGTTATAAACTCATTACACGTTGTGTTACTTCCCCATTTAGTGTCACAATACCAAGCTATGTTACACCTTAATCATTTCGATAAGGCGACTTTTTCTGTTGGTGCAGTGTTTATTGTGATCGCGATGGCCAATGTGCTATCACACTGAAGAACAATACGtacaacaataataatcatattatacAGTTTTATCTCAGAAGTGAGGTCTAAGGAGGATACAATTACACTGAACTTATCCAGATAGAGGGATTATTTCGAATAGACCTTTGGCCTAAGTAAAGCATCTCAGAAGCAGTTTGAGAAAGAGAATATGAAGATGAAAGTTAGTAACAACCAAAAAGATGTAGCTCAATGAAAAGCAGTACATAAGTTACAGAGAAAGAAGAGTAACAACAATGAACTAGTGTGATGAATAAGAAACTACAAGAATAATACTAATACTACTGGTAAGAGGGATGATACTGTTACCACCACCTATCCTACCCCGGCAGAAAAGCCATAGAACGTTCAACTATCAACTAACATTCTACTTTAATTTGTGATCTTTAAACCCTCATATCTAAGATCAAGTCCTTTGATAAGTTCAAGACGCACCATGGCCTATTTAATTACCTTCCCACAATACTTCTTCGGACTAAATCTACCTCTCCAAACAACTACCACTTCCAACCTCTCACACCTACTCACCAGGGCATCTCCGCTTCTCTTTTTTCACACCAACTGGTAAAGACAGATAGCAATGTAATGACTGTCGAACAATATCTATCTGGAATGACCTTTCAGTTTCCACCTTAAAAGCTTATCTCGCGCCTTTCAGTAAAAAACTTACCACTTACAAACTGGTCAGGGAGAAGAGCAAGCCAGACTGCAGTATCAGCAGCATCTTCAGGAGATATATGCCCTGCCCAACCAGTCATCGCGGTCTTCACCCAACCTGGACAATAACAATTGATGTAAATCTTATGACCCTCAGGACGATCTTCGAGTATCCTTGCCATTAGCCTAGTATATGCATTCACTGCAACCTTTGACACTGAGTAATCAGTGAACACTTGAGGCCATCCCCCTGACTCCCACGTACCGTCTTTTACTTGTTCCAAAAATATCTTCATAACATTGTCAATGACTTCCTCTGTTAGGGAATCAACGTCCTCCAACTGCTGTCTCAAGCTTGCATTCGTAATTCTCTGGTTACATCAAGTAAAATGTAGACGTAAACGATTTTGAGAtgtcaaaagaagaaaatgaaagcTCGTTCGTACTTACATTCTTTTTTCCATGTAGTCTTCCCAATCGAGAGGTTACACTAACAATACGAGCACCATAAGGAGACGACCTCATCAAAGGAATCATCGcttttgtcatatttttggtGCCAACGTAGTTCGTTTCGATAACAGTTTCAGCATTTTCCATTGAATTCTCTGTACCAACATTGAAACTCACTCCTGCATTATTGATCTAACATACACATATATCATTAACTGAAAATGTccatatttgccaaaaatagtaaaaaaagtCACAATGAAAACCACTAGTTAAATAACAGTACTTCCTCTGTCCCAGTTTATATgatttactttcctttttagtcagTTCCTAAAAGAAGGAATCGGCTAACGAAAAGAATCTTGAttgaaatttcatatctttcttTTATCTCTTCTTCTATCTCCGGCTAGAAAAGAATGTATGCATATATCAATAACAAGTTTTCTTTAATGCCATTCGCCCATACCAAACCACAAGGAAAGAAAGAACCCGCGGCTCCCCCTTCTGAATACTCCCCTCACTCCCCCCCGGATGtcacatttttatatatatttagtaacAATCTAACTTTAAAATGCTCATTTTACATCTGTCAGatcacaaatttcaaaagtctttttttgtttcttaagttCTGTATCAAGTCAAACTAAGTCATATAAAATAAGTGTAAAATACCAGTATATCTAAGCCACCATATGTTTCTTTGATCCAATCAGAAAATGCTTCAATGGATGCATGATCAACGATATCTAGTTGatgaaatgcaacatttaaACCTCCTTCCTGCATTACTTTCACTGCTTCTTCACCAACTCCAGTCTCTCGTGAAGTAAGAACTACTGTTAATCCATGTGATGCTAGTTGGTGAGCAATCTCAAATCCAATCCCTCTGTTCGCGCCCGTCACAACAGCAACTGTATCAGATGACCACCATCTGAAAATCATTCATCATATGTCATTGAACTGGACTAAGAGATTGCGGGTTCTCAACATATATTTCTTATAGTTTTAACAATTTTGACAATGTACATATActaaatttgtcaaaaaagtTACCTAGATCAGCCTCTGGTCAAAATCTCAAAACGTATAtagggaaaataaaataaaattgtt
This portion of the Solanum pennellii chromosome 12, SPENNV200 genome encodes:
- the LOC107006389 gene encoding carbonyl reductase [NADPH] 1-like; this translates as MDTCKKEKSKEKRERRSQEISLLRTIPYSEHRKWWSSDTVAVVTGANRGIGFEIAHQLASHGLTVVLTSRETGVGEEAVKVMQEGGLNVAFHQLDIVDHASIEAFSDWIKETYGGLDILINNAGVSFNVGTENSMENAETVIETNYVGTKNMTKAMIPLMRSSPYGARIVSVTSRLGRLHGKKNRITNASLRQQLEDVDSLTEEVIDNVMKIFLEQVKDGTWESGGWPQVFTDYSVSKVAVNAYTRLMARILEDRPEGHKIYINCYCPGWVKTAMTGWAGHISPEDAADTAVWLALLPDQFVSGKFFTERREISF